In the genome of Gemmatimonadaceae bacterium, one region contains:
- a CDS encoding competence/damage-inducible protein A has product MKIELVTIGDELLLGFTIDTNAAHLARELAAIGVEIDRRTTVGDTAEAIAAAVRDGLDRAGAVITTGGLGPTSDDLTKPAIAALFGREMVFDEEHFAWMAERWRRRFDHEIPAANRLQAMIPAGARKLRNQHGSAPGIWLEDDRGRWVAMLPGVPREMRGMLADTLVPMLSERVAGDRVVRSRTLRTTGVAESLLADRVQPVAGALGRDVSLAYLPNVDGVDLRVTVRGLPAADADRVLEAAAAQLRPVVGTDAYGEGNADLAAVVLDACRARGLSIAVGESCTGGLLGERLTNIPGSSDVFVGGVIAYANEIKTSLLDVPAAMIREHGAVSEPVVRAMATGARNCTGAEVGIGITGVAGPDGGTPEKPVGTVWVGVDFAGEVRSVLLHSWGDRQEVRQRAAQAALNLVRRVLEVGPA; this is encoded by the coding sequence ATGAAGATCGAGTTGGTCACGATCGGCGACGAGCTGCTGCTCGGATTCACGATCGATACGAACGCCGCGCACCTGGCGCGTGAACTGGCCGCCATCGGCGTGGAGATCGACCGCCGCACCACCGTCGGCGACACCGCCGAGGCCATTGCCGCCGCCGTGCGCGACGGCCTCGACCGCGCCGGCGCCGTGATCACCACCGGCGGCCTGGGCCCCACCAGCGACGACCTCACCAAACCGGCCATCGCGGCGCTGTTCGGGCGCGAGATGGTGTTCGATGAGGAGCACTTTGCCTGGATGGCGGAGCGGTGGCGCCGGCGGTTCGACCACGAGATCCCCGCGGCCAACCGGCTGCAGGCCATGATCCCGGCCGGCGCGCGCAAGCTCCGCAACCAGCATGGCTCGGCGCCCGGCATCTGGCTCGAAGACGACCGCGGGCGTTGGGTGGCCATGCTCCCCGGCGTCCCGCGCGAGATGCGCGGCATGCTCGCCGATACGCTGGTGCCGATGCTCAGCGAGCGCGTGGCCGGCGATCGCGTGGTGCGGTCGCGCACCCTGCGCACCACCGGCGTGGCCGAGTCGCTGCTGGCTGACCGCGTGCAGCCGGTGGCCGGCGCCCTGGGTCGCGACGTCTCGCTGGCCTACCTGCCCAACGTGGACGGCGTGGATCTCCGCGTCACCGTGCGCGGCCTGCCAGCGGCCGACGCCGACCGCGTGCTCGAGGCGGCGGCCGCGCAACTGCGCCCCGTGGTCGGAACCGACGCCTACGGCGAGGGGAATGCGGATCTCGCGGCCGTCGTGCTCGACGCCTGCCGCGCCCGCGGCCTCTCGATCGCGGTGGGCGAGAGTTGCACCGGCGGCCTGCTCGGCGAGCGCCTGACCAACATTCCGGGATCGAGCGATGTGTTCGTGGGCGGCGTGATCGCCTACGCCAACGAGATCAAGACGTCGCTGCTCGACGTGCCGGCGGCGATGATCCGCGAGCACGGCGCGGTGAGCGAGCCCGTCGTGCGCGCCATGGCCACCGGCGCCCGCAACTGCACCGGGGCCGAGGTCGGCATCGGCATCACCGGCGTCGCCGGCCCCGACGGCGGCACGCCGGAAAAGCCCGTGGGCACGGTGTGGGTGGGCGTGGACTTTGCCGGGGAGGTGCGCAGCGTGCTCCTGCACTCGTGGGGCGACCGGCAGGAGGTGCGGCAGCGCGCCGCCCAGGCGGCGCTCAACCTGGTGCGCCGCGTGCTCGAGGTCGGTCCGGCGTAG
- a CDS encoding DHA2 family efflux MFS transporter permease subunit, giving the protein MEDGPGKWVIAATVMIGNIMAVLDSSIVNVALPDMAGNLGATIEEITWVVTGYILANVLVMPIVGMLSARYGRKRIYMLSIAVFTTASMLCGVSTSLGMLVAYRALQGLAGGILITVPQAVLRESFPFEEQGLAMGVYGMGVVLAPAIGPTLGGWLTDRYSWPWVFFINVPIGLINLIMVQRVLRDPPYLERSRAKLDLPGLAFMIVGLGAFQLMLEEGQQDDWFQSRFIVRLAVVAAAGMVAFVWRELTVERPAVNLRILRNLPFTAATFLGGIMGAGLSGTLFILPLFLEGLLGFTAMDAGLALMPRSLAMLVVMPIAGRLYNRTGARLMVSMGLVFLIVGHWQLAHLTTQTGIWDLVLPQIWTGTGFSFLFAALSTAALSAIPKAQMTAATGLYNVVRQVMGSIGIAVFATLLTSGQQRYYAILAENSSSPITRQWLHDVTGAMQGMGASLGVAQQRALELLGLRVSAQATVLSYNYIFVIVTLTFALAAPLIVLLPRASRTSEPVEIMAE; this is encoded by the coding sequence GTGGAGGACGGCCCCGGCAAATGGGTCATCGCCGCCACGGTGATGATCGGCAACATCATGGCGGTGCTCGACTCCAGCATCGTCAACGTGGCGCTGCCCGACATGGCCGGCAACCTGGGCGCCACGATCGAGGAGATCACCTGGGTGGTCACGGGCTACATCCTGGCCAACGTGCTGGTGATGCCGATCGTCGGCATGCTGAGCGCCCGCTACGGACGCAAGCGCATCTACATGCTGTCGATCGCCGTGTTCACCACGGCATCGATGCTCTGCGGGGTCTCGACCTCGCTGGGCATGCTGGTGGCCTACCGCGCGCTCCAGGGGTTGGCCGGCGGCATCCTGATCACCGTGCCGCAGGCCGTGCTGCGCGAGAGCTTCCCGTTCGAGGAGCAGGGGCTGGCGATGGGCGTGTACGGCATGGGCGTGGTGCTCGCGCCGGCCATCGGCCCCACGCTGGGCGGCTGGCTCACCGACCGCTACTCGTGGCCCTGGGTGTTCTTCATCAACGTGCCGATCGGCCTCATCAACCTGATCATGGTGCAGCGCGTGCTGCGCGACCCGCCGTATCTGGAGCGCTCGCGGGCCAAGCTCGACCTGCCGGGCCTGGCGTTCATGATCGTGGGGCTGGGCGCGTTCCAGCTCATGCTCGAGGAAGGCCAGCAGGACGACTGGTTCCAGTCCAGATTCATCGTCCGCCTGGCCGTGGTCGCCGCCGCCGGGATGGTGGCCTTCGTGTGGCGAGAACTCACCGTCGAGCGACCGGCCGTGAACCTGCGCATCCTGCGCAACCTCCCGTTCACGGCGGCCACGTTCCTGGGCGGGATCATGGGGGCCGGGCTGAGCGGCACGTTGTTCATCCTGCCGCTCTTCCTCGAGGGGCTGCTCGGCTTCACAGCCATGGACGCCGGGCTGGCGCTCATGCCGCGCAGTCTCGCCATGCTCGTCGTCATGCCCATTGCCGGCCGCCTGTACAACCGGACGGGCGCGCGGCTCATGGTCTCGATGGGCCTCGTGTTCCTGATCGTGGGCCACTGGCAGCTGGCGCACCTGACCACGCAGACCGGGATCTGGGACCTGGTGCTGCCGCAGATCTGGACGGGCACCGGCTTCAGCTTCCTGTTCGCGGCGCTGAGCACGGCGGCGCTGTCGGCCATTCCCAAAGCGCAGATGACGGCGGCCACGGGATTGTACAACGTGGTCCGGCAGGTCATGGGCAGCATCGGGATCGCCGTCTTCGCCACGCTGCTCACGAGCGGCCAGCAGCGCTACTACGCCATTCTCGCCGAGAACTCGTCGAGCCCGATCACGCGCCAGTGGCTGCACGACGTGACGGGGGCCATGCAGGGCATGGGCGCGAGCCTGGGCGTGGCTCAGCAGCGCGCCCTCGAGCTGCTCGGGCTGCGCGTGAGCGCCCAGGCCACGGTCCTGTCGTACAACTACATCTTCGTGATCGTGACACTGACGTTCGCGCTGGCGGCCCCGCTGATCGTGCTCCTGCCCCGCGCCTCCCGGACGTCGGAGCCCGTGGAGATCATGGCCGAGTAG
- a CDS encoding MarR family transcriptional regulator: MQQLLTVNSTADADRCAAAVLDVGLAVSRLVRAQVRRHRPVELTLPQVRALAFVNADPDCAPSQLAEYLMLSRPAVTRLLDGLVQRKLVTRRLDARDRRRLKLAVTRAGRSHLDAYFTRARAVVAERLAGLTPRQRAAVRRAMTQVLPSLAAARTADDGGEAR, encoded by the coding sequence ATGCAACAGTTGCTGACCGTGAATAGCACCGCGGACGCCGACCGCTGCGCCGCCGCCGTGCTCGACGTCGGGCTCGCCGTCTCCCGCCTCGTGCGCGCCCAGGTGCGGCGCCACCGCCCGGTGGAACTCACCCTGCCGCAGGTGCGCGCCCTGGCGTTCGTCAACGCCGACCCCGACTGCGCGCCGTCGCAGCTGGCCGAATACCTGATGCTCAGCCGGCCCGCCGTCACCCGCCTGCTCGACGGCCTGGTCCAACGCAAGCTCGTCACGCGCCGGCTCGATGCCCGCGATCGCCGGCGCCTCAAGCTCGCGGTCACGCGCGCCGGCCGCTCGCATCTCGACGCCTACTTCACGCGGGCGCGCGCCGTGGTGGCCGAGCGGCTGGCCGGCCTCACGCCCAGACAGCGCGCGGCGGTGCGCCGGGCCATGACGCAGGTGCTCCCGAGCCTCGCCGCCGCGCGGACCGCGGACGACGGCGGCGAGGCCCGCTAG
- a CDS encoding nucleotide exchange factor GrpE translates to MPTAKAAVTDDGSDAPVTGTAGIEPGPDTRAAQLDAELADQRDKYLRLAAEYDNFRKRMVRERQEAELKGMGMLVRGLLDGLDDLGRFAHVDPATVDAATVVQGADMVEKKLLKSLSGHGLEILNPLGDPFDPAVHEAVATTRAELPEEDHRVAQVYQVGYLFNGQLLRPARVVVTQWHDEP, encoded by the coding sequence ATGCCGACTGCCAAGGCCGCAGTCACCGACGACGGCTCGGATGCGCCCGTGACCGGCACGGCGGGCATCGAGCCGGGCCCCGACACGCGCGCGGCCCAGCTCGACGCCGAGCTCGCCGACCAGCGCGACAAGTATCTCCGCCTGGCCGCCGAATACGACAACTTCCGCAAGCGCATGGTGCGCGAGCGGCAGGAGGCCGAGCTCAAGGGGATGGGGATGCTCGTGCGCGGCCTGCTCGACGGCCTCGACGACCTGGGCCGTTTTGCGCACGTCGACCCGGCCACGGTGGACGCGGCCACGGTGGTGCAGGGCGCCGACATGGTCGAGAAGAAGCTGCTCAAGTCGCTGTCGGGGCACGGCCTCGAGATCCTCAATCCGCTGGGCGATCCGTTCGACCCGGCGGTGCACGAGGCGGTGGCCACCACCCGCGCCGAGTTGCCCGAGGAGGATCACCGCGTGGCCCAGGTCTATCAGGTGGGGTACCTGTTCAACGGCCAGTTGCTTCGCCCCGCTCGCGTCGTCGTGACGCAGTGGCACGACGAACCCTAG
- the dnaJ gene encoding molecular chaperone DnaJ: MPPTKDYYSVLGVPASAKQEEIKKQFRKLAKKFHPDTNPNDPKSAERFKEISEAYNVVGDAEKRKQYDDMRRLGAFGGGFTAQRGGRPTPGAQQAQGGVKFEDMDIGGLGGLGDIFSSMFGGARAQKPRGPERGQDVERSLEVPFRTAATGGKVPVELEVTEECETCHGSGGAPGAKFQTCTECGGRGTIAFGQGGFAVQRPCPQCLGRGQVPSERCAACGGAGEARTRRKVLINVPAGADTGTRIRLKGQGGRGSRNGPPGDLLITIQVAPDRFYAREGLDLVAKVPINIAQATLGSKVGVRTLDGRKVAIRIPAGTPSGKRFRVKGQGIEKDGARGDLIVQAEVTVPEKLTPEQEKMMREFAEAGGLKY; the protein is encoded by the coding sequence ATGCCGCCCACCAAGGACTATTACTCGGTACTCGGGGTTCCAGCTTCGGCCAAGCAGGAAGAGATCAAGAAGCAGTTCCGGAAGCTGGCCAAGAAATTCCATCCCGACACGAATCCCAACGACCCGAAGTCCGCCGAGCGCTTCAAGGAGATCTCGGAGGCGTACAACGTCGTGGGCGACGCCGAGAAGCGGAAACAGTACGACGACATGCGCCGTCTGGGCGCGTTCGGCGGCGGCTTCACCGCGCAACGTGGTGGGCGCCCCACGCCGGGCGCGCAGCAGGCGCAGGGCGGGGTCAAGTTCGAGGACATGGACATCGGCGGCCTGGGCGGCCTCGGTGACATCTTCAGCTCGATGTTCGGCGGCGCGCGCGCGCAGAAGCCGCGTGGTCCGGAACGCGGCCAGGACGTTGAGCGGTCGCTCGAAGTGCCCTTCCGCACCGCGGCCACGGGTGGCAAGGTGCCCGTGGAGCTCGAGGTCACCGAGGAGTGCGAGACCTGCCACGGGTCGGGCGGCGCGCCGGGCGCCAAGTTCCAGACCTGCACGGAGTGCGGCGGGCGCGGCACGATCGCCTTCGGGCAGGGCGGATTCGCCGTCCAGCGCCCCTGCCCGCAGTGCCTGGGCCGCGGCCAGGTGCCCAGCGAGCGGTGCGCCGCGTGCGGCGGCGCGGGCGAGGCGCGGACGCGCCGCAAGGTGCTGATCAACGTGCCCGCAGGCGCCGACACCGGCACGCGCATTCGCCTCAAGGGACAGGGCGGGCGCGGCAGCCGCAACGGGCCCCCGGGCGACCTGCTGATCACGATCCAGGTGGCGCCCGACCGGTTCTACGCGCGCGAGGGACTGGATCTCGTGGCCAAGGTGCCTATCAACATCGCCCAGGCCACGCTCGGCTCCAAGGTGGGCGTGCGCACGCTGGACGGCCGCAAGGTGGCCATCCGCATTCCGGCCGGCACACCGTCGGGCAAGCGCTTTCGCGTGAAGGGGCAGGGCATCGAGAAGGACGGCGCGCGCGGCGACCTGATCGTGCAGGCCGAGGTCACGGTGCCGGAGAAGCTCACGCCCGAGCAGGAGAAGATGATGCGGGAGTTTGCCGAGGCGGGCGGGCTGAAGTACTGA
- the mnmA gene encoding tRNA 2-thiouridine(34) synthase MnmA yields the protein MKERVLVAMSGGVDSSVAAAMLVAQGYDVVGATMKLFCYGDEIVDRPCCSLDSINDARRVCESLGVPHYVLNLESAFSHDVVDDFVSEYARGRTPIPCVRCNTFTKFRDLVRKADAMEARWIATGHYARVVDGALHRGVDRSKDQSYFLWGIDRGVLPRMLLPVGAQTKAETRAVAHRLGLEVVADKLESQDICFVPDGDHTKIIRSRLGADAPSLSRGPFVRSSGEVLGYHDGHARFTIGQRRGLPGGFAEPMFVVAIRPDDRAVVIGPREELLGHGLIAREVSWLVDPPAVGSHLEVQVRHRAPAARAEVVRLDGHEIELALDEAVSAITPGQSAVFYARDVVLGGGIIESAARVGLPILA from the coding sequence GCTCGTGGCGCAGGGCTACGACGTCGTGGGCGCCACGATGAAGCTGTTCTGCTACGGCGACGAGATCGTCGACCGCCCCTGCTGCTCGCTCGATTCGATCAACGACGCGCGCCGCGTCTGCGAGTCGCTCGGCGTGCCGCACTACGTGCTCAACCTGGAGAGCGCGTTCTCGCACGACGTGGTCGACGACTTCGTGAGCGAGTACGCGCGCGGCCGCACGCCCATTCCGTGCGTGCGGTGCAATACGTTCACCAAGTTCCGCGACCTCGTGCGCAAGGCCGACGCCATGGAGGCGCGCTGGATCGCCACCGGCCACTACGCGCGCGTCGTGGACGGCGCGCTGCATCGGGGCGTGGACCGGTCCAAGGACCAGTCGTACTTCCTGTGGGGCATCGACCGCGGCGTGCTGCCGCGCATGCTGCTCCCCGTGGGCGCGCAGACCAAGGCCGAGACGCGCGCCGTGGCGCACCGGCTCGGCCTCGAGGTGGTGGCCGACAAGCTCGAGAGCCAGGACATCTGCTTCGTGCCCGACGGCGATCACACCAAGATCATCCGGTCCAGACTCGGCGCCGACGCGCCGTCGCTGTCGCGCGGCCCGTTCGTGCGGTCGAGCGGAGAGGTGCTCGGCTATCACGACGGCCACGCCCGATTCACGATCGGCCAGCGGCGCGGCCTGCCCGGCGGATTCGCCGAGCCGATGTTCGTGGTCGCCATCCGGCCCGACGACCGCGCCGTGGTCATCGGCCCGCGGGAGGAATTGCTGGGCCACGGCCTGATCGCCCGCGAGGTGAGCTGGCTGGTGGATCCGCCGGCCGTGGGCTCGCACCTCGAAGTGCAGGTGCGCCATCGCGCGCCGGCGGCGCGCGCCGAGGTGGTGCGTCTGGACGGTCACGAGATCGAGCTGGCGCTGGACGAGGCGGTGAGCGCGATCACGCCGGGGCAGTCGGCGGTGTTCTACGCGCGCGACGTGGTCCTGGGCGGGGGAATCATCGAGTCGGCGGCACGTGTGGGGCTGCCTATTTTGGCGTAG